One window of the Eschrichtius robustus isolate mEscRob2 chromosome X, mEscRob2.pri, whole genome shotgun sequence genome contains the following:
- the LOC137756789 gene encoding uncharacterized protein CXorf49 homolog, whose product MSSPDEASVWVWGTGFGPEGGERAGVGPAGPAVPWGPDPGPEPGEPRSGEGGGGFPDPEGFQSEREMLEAGGPVPCGPEGRPGSPADDTRDLVHLDEESAAAILLQLAGWDVLGVRRHPSLESCAAFEVSAVWAGLEAGPGGRGAPDQSCGEAPPAPARPLHLGGPEAGRAWGNPKRGPKRRLNVAADRQRLPEEGLAWLLSDPESSDEFSETQLMTVSTYPRGGGQAEPSTPEDPGDTPRHSNFQVRENFLHVPGSSLSSAPRGLTSVVETQDVGEQGISSPKKMRSVLWGNGGSRSSYPGAAAAAAAAAGGLPRVTPRKKGAQEKKSLRGASKLALGTTFPSGGERISATALEPATLPPISGIPLLGRSKRYTLVPLGTEQSKHTGAGKKSVARRARESEAVAGEDKDPNRDPAAKGQLPGYRPGTSFPRMHRGKASSGDLNTRGPQDPGNSEPLALNPGEVMPRGPVPSGDREPLDHPPRPERQQQPLGTPGCPWCLVLQREIDDLKEQLAAMQYLADKFQTL is encoded by the exons ATGAGCTCCCCCGATGAGGCGTCTGTGTGGGTGTGGGGAACGGGTTTCGGCCCAGAGGGCGGGGAGCGGGCCGGCGTCGGCCCGGCCGGCCCCGCAGTCCCGTGGGGACCCGACCCAGGCCCCGAGCCCGGGGAGCCGCGGAGCGGCGAGGGCGGGGGCGGCTTCCCGGACCCCGAGGGCTTCCAGTCGGAGCGGGAGATGCTGGAAGCGGGAGGGCCGGTGCCGTGCGGCCCCGAAGGCCGACCTGGCTCCCCGGCTGACGACACGAGGGACCTCGTGCACCTGGACGAGGAGTCTGCGGCGGCCATCTTGCTGCAGCTGGCCGGGTGGGACGTGCTGGGCGTCCGCAGACACCCGTCCCTGGAGAGCTGCGCCGCCTTCGAAGTGTCCGCCGTGTGGGCCGGCCTCGAGGCGGGTCCCGGCGGTCGAGGAGCGCCCGACCAGAGCTGTGGGGAAGCGCCGCCGGCTCCGGCCCGCCCTCTCCACCTCGGTGGGCCCGAAGCGGGCCGGGCCTGGGGGAACCCTAAGAGAGGCCCTAAGCGTAGGTTGAACGTGGCTGCGGATCGCCAGCGGCTCCCCGAGGAAGGCCTGGCCTGGCTGCTGTCCGACCCCGAGTCCTCAGATGAGTTCAGTGAGACACAGCTGATGACGGTGAGCACTTACCCCAGAGGAGGAGGCCAGGCCGAGCCCAGCACACCCGAGGATCCCGGGGACACTCCCAGACACTCGAATTTCCAAGTCAGGGAGAATTTCCTTCACGTGCCAGGCTCTTCCCTGTCCTCGGCTCCGCGAGGACTCACTTCGGTTGTGGAAACGCAGGACGTGGGAGAGCAGGGCATCTCTTCCCCTAAGAAAATGCGGAGCGTGCTCTGGGGGAACGGGGGCAGCAGGTCCAGCTACCcgggagctgctgctgctgctgctgctgctgcaggtggCCTGCCGCGGGTCACTCCTAGGAAGAAGGGGGCCCAGGAGAAGAAATCCCTCAGGGGAGCCTCCAAACTTGCCCTGGGGACAACCTTCCCTTCCGGGGGAGAGCGAATCTCGGCAACTGCCCTGGAACCGGCCACCTTGCCCCCAATCTCTGGTATTCCGCTGCTTGGGAGATCCAAGAGGTATACCTTGGTCCCTTTGGGAACCGAACAGTCCAAGCACACCGGCGCTGGGAAGAAATCCGTGGCCAGGCGGGCAAGGGAGTCTGAGGCGGTGGCGGGAGAAGATAAGGACCCAAATAGAGACCCAGCCGCAAAGGGCCAA CTGCCAGGTTACAGGCCAGGCACATCTTTTCCACGCATGCATCGTGGAAAAGCCAGCAGTGGCGACCTCAACACCAGAGGCCCCCAAGATCCAGGAAACTCAGAGCCCTTGGCCCTGAACCCAGGAGAAGTCATGCCCAGGGGGCCTGTCCCCTCAG GTGACCGGGAGCCACTTGACCATCCCCCAAGACCGGAAAGGCAGCAGCAGCCACTGGGAACGCCGGGCTGTCCTTGG TGTCTCGTGCTACAGAGAGAAATAGACGACCTTAAGGAGCAACTTG CCGCCATGCAGTACCTGGCTGACAAGTTCCAGACCCTTTGA